In Planctomycetota bacterium, a genomic segment contains:
- a CDS encoding PDZ domain-containing protein: MRSFRALSGAVMVAGVAGATPCRADDGAATPPPLPAVRVVGDESGTAGKVLTIIAGTGADGAGGTENADGVPKRIRIRVVGDVATVIDAAEFGAAEAGAAAGAGAAAGGGAEAGGVPARKLVPYIGVATSPLAPAVRAQTGLPEDVGLAVDAVTPDSPAAAAGLVPFDVLAKYDDQILCAAVQLSALVKRTGTGSTATLTVLRGGKELTVPVKIGEREADVTMQIVPGPGMPGFGGGGFGVGAGMAPMGIVPGFGLDQAALQRLQEAAKNAGGVWQGQVQGVVPLPGGAPWTAPLPGVPMPPPRFFFTTPGGPAGGGTASGVGESGGAGPGAGAATQTQSQSISLFTDAEGRVEFRDTNGTKRVIVFGADGQEQYSGAYDTDADRAAVPEALRARVGRAAGSIGQADPRPQPLRPKKMSL, encoded by the coding sequence ATGAGATCTTTCCGTGCCCTGTCGGGCGCGGTGATGGTGGCGGGCGTTGCGGGCGCGACCCCCTGTCGTGCCGATGACGGGGCGGCAACGCCGCCGCCACTGCCGGCGGTGCGCGTGGTTGGTGACGAGTCGGGCACGGCGGGGAAGGTGTTGACGATCATCGCCGGGACTGGCGCCGACGGCGCCGGCGGCACCGAGAACGCCGACGGCGTTCCCAAGCGGATCAGGATTCGGGTCGTCGGCGACGTGGCGACGGTGATCGATGCCGCGGAGTTTGGTGCTGCAGAGGCCGGCGCCGCGGCAGGGGCCGGCGCCGCGGCAGGGGGCGGCGCGGAGGCAGGCGGCGTCCCCGCCAGGAAACTCGTCCCCTACATCGGCGTGGCCACGAGCCCGTTGGCGCCGGCCGTCCGCGCGCAGACGGGGTTGCCCGAGGATGTCGGGCTGGCGGTCGACGCCGTCACGCCCGACAGTCCGGCCGCCGCCGCGGGGCTCGTGCCGTTCGACGTGCTCGCCAAGTACGACGACCAGATCCTCTGTGCCGCCGTGCAGCTCTCGGCGCTGGTCAAACGCACCGGAACGGGCAGCACCGCCACGCTCACCGTCCTCCGCGGCGGGAAGGAGCTCACGGTGCCGGTAAAGATCGGTGAGCGGGAAGCCGACGTGACGATGCAGATAGTGCCCGGCCCGGGCATGCCGGGATTCGGAGGCGGCGGCTTCGGAGTCGGTGCCGGGATGGCGCCAATGGGGATCGTTCCGGGGTTCGGGCTCGATCAGGCGGCCCTCCAGCGACTTCAAGAAGCGGCCAAGAATGCCGGCGGTGTTTGGCAGGGTCAGGTGCAGGGAGTGGTGCCGCTGCCCGGCGGTGCTCCTTGGACCGCGCCCCTGCCGGGGGTTCCGATGCCTCCCCCGCGCTTCTTCTTCACCACTCCCGGTGGGCCGGCCGGTGGTGGCACTGCCAGCGGTGTGGGCGAGAGCGGAGGTGCGGGCCCCGGGGCGGGAGCCGCCACGCAGACACAGAGCCAATCGATTTCGTTGTTCACCGATGCCGAGGGACGGGTCGAGTTTCGTGACACCAACGGCACCAAGCGGGTGATCGTGTTCGGCGCCGATGGCCAAGAGCAGTATTCGGGCGCCTACGACACCGACGCCGACCGGGCCGCCGTGCCCGAAGCGCTCCGCGCCCGCGTCGGCAGGGCGGCTGGTTCCATCGGTCAAGCCGATCCCCGTCCGCAGCCCCTGAGGCCGAAGAAGATGAGCTTGTAG